The Acidobacteriota bacterium genome segment CATTCGGAGTCAGCACGACGTTAGGGTCAACCGCCGGCGCTGCCGCTGCTGCGTTGGGATCGTCAAAGTTGCTGCCCGTCGTCGCCTGCGGCGTATCCGTCGGTGGCGTGTCAGCGCCGCGTGCCTTTTCCGTGGGCACATTTTGAAATTGCAACGGTGCGGCTTTCGTTTCGGCTTCCGTGGGATTCACCTCCGAGGCCGCTTGTGCATTTTGAACGCGAGTCGCTTCTTTTTCTGCCGATGCCAACTGCGCGGAAACCGTCGCCGGGATTGCCCCACTGGCGACCATCGTCTTGTGAATCAGTGTCTGCAGCCCGGGTGCTGGTGGCTGTGCGGGCGGTGGCAACTGCGCCACCTGCGGTTGTCCAACTTTATCAGCACGTGCCAATTGCGTTGCCGGTTTTCCCGTCCACATGGACTTTATCCCAAACCAGCCGTCCAGGCCACGCGGGTCAGGTGCCTTTTCGCGCCCCGCAATTTCTTGCTTATTGAACTGAATCGCTGCCGGTGTTGGTTGGGGTACCGGCACCTTCAGCGCCTTTAGTTCCGCCGCGGCGCTTTTTGACAGCGGACTCAACGGGTAGCGCTCAATCAAGTGGCTGAATTGCTCTACGGCATGCTCTTTGTCGGCCTTGGCATTGGCCGCATAGAGATCCTTATCGGTTGGATTGCCTTCCAGCGTCGTGGCATCGGCGTACAGCCTCGAGGTCGTCGCATAGGAGCTCGCCAATTGATCCGTCACCACGTCCCCTTGGCTGTATAGCGGAAACATCTGCTGGGTTTCGTTCAGCCGATTTTGCGCCGCCCGGTAATCGGGGTACATGCCCTGATGCGCCCGGTCCAGATAAAATTGGCCGATAAGGTATATCCGCTCCGCCAGCACTTCCTGAACGCCGCGCAGCATCTGCAATGCCTGCGGCCGCAGTGAGCTGTCAGGATAGTTCAGCAGAAACGTCCGCAGCGCCGCTTGAGCTTGTAGTGCCTGGGTCGGATCGCGGTCCGGCTTCTGCAACTGCTTGAAGTGAATCTGTGCGATCTTGAGCTGCGCTTCCGAGGCTTCCTTCATCGCCGGGAAAAAGGTGATGAAGTCTTTGTATTGCGCCTCAGCCTGCGCATACCCGTCCACGCCGCCCTGCAAATACCAGGAGTTGGCAATGGCCAGTTTGGCCTGGGCGAGGTATTCACTGTTGGGATAGGTATTCAATAGCGTCTGCAGATTCAGCCGCGCCACCGTGTACTTGCCCTTGTTGATGTCCTTCATGGCAATGTCGTACAGCAGCTTGTCCGGCTGCTCCGATTTCACTTGCGCCAGAGGGTTGGCGAGCTGCTGATGGCGCAGGAAGCACCCGCTGTTTCCTACGGCAATCAGGCTGACAACCAGAAGGGCGGGTACGAGTGTGCGCACCCGGTGTGGGGGGGGCGATGGCGGCATAAAGCTATGCGCAGATTTTAGCACGCCAATCTGCGATCTGCGTCATTGATGAAGTACGGCGTTCCCCTGGGGTACGGCGTGGTCGAAATCGTTCCGATTGCGCATCCGCAGCCACAGCCAGATCAGGATCATTGCCAGCACGGACGCGCTGGTATCGAGAGCGACGTCCCGCGGAGACGGCCCGCGGCCTGGAATCAGGCTTTGATGGTATTCATCACTCGCCGCGTAGAGTGCGCAAAATACCAGCGTGCGCCAGCCGGCCTTGAGGCTGAAATGGGGTATGCCCATGGAGAAGCCCCGGTAAGCCAGCGCACTCAGGAAAAAGTACACTACCACGTGCGCCAACTTGCGGAACGGCTCGCTCCACACATGCACCATGTGCCGTGTATCCAGTCCAACCAGCGAGAGCAGCCAGCCCAGTACCTCGTTACTATGGCGGCCCGACTGTGCGTCCTGCGAAAACAGAAAGATGACCACGCACATCGCGGCAACCGGCAACCACGCTTTGAGGATTCGCTGTGTCATGGACTTCGCTTTATTTCGCCGTTGCGCTCTGCCGCGCCGTCTCCGGAATCAAGCGCCCCAGCCGCCGGATCGCCGCCCCGGTTCCGCGCAGCTTTTCTTCCAGTTTTTCATATCCCCGGTCGAGATGGTAAATGCGATCGATGATCGTCTCTCCCTCGGCGGCCAGCGCCGCCAGCACCAGCGAAGCACTTGCGCGCAAGTCGCTGGCCAGCACGGCTGCGGCATTCAACTGGGATGGTCCAAGCACCACTGCCCGGTTGCCCTCGATCCGAATGCTCGCCCCCATCCGGTTCAATTCCAGGGCATGCATGAAGCGATTTTCGAAAATGGTCTCCGTGATGACCGCCGTACCTTCGGCCTGGGTCATCAGGGCCATGAATTGCGCTTGCAGGTCGGTGGCAAATCCTGGATATTCCGCCGTCGAAATGTCGACCGCGCGCAGCCGCCGACCGTTGGCTGCGACGTGCAGCGTATCCGCAGTTTTGGTGACCACCCCTCCGGCTTCGCATAACCGGTCCAGCAGTCCCATCAGGTGCGCGGGCTGGCAATGGGTCAGCGTAATTTCGCCGCCCGTGATCAGGCCCGCCATCAAGTAAGTTCCGGTTTCGATCCGGTCCGGAATAATGCTGTGAACCGCGCCGCCCAGCTCACTTACGCCACGCACTTGAATCGTTGGCGTGCCCGCCCCTTCGATCCGCGCCCCCATCTTTTGCAGCAGTGTGGCCAAATCGACGACTTCCGGCTCCAGCGCGCAGTTTCGCAGCACGCTCTCCCCTTTGGCCAGTACCGCAGCCATGAGGATGTCTTCCGTGCCCGTCACCGTAATGCGATCGAAAGTGTAGCTGGCGCCCCGCAAGCCCTGGGATTCGGCAACGATATAGCCGTGTTCCTGCCGCAGATCTGCTCCCAGTCGCTCCAAGCCCTTCAGGTGCAGATCAATCGGTCGCGCGCCAATGGCACACCCGCCTGGCAGTGAGACCCGTGCCTGGCCTGTGCGGGCCAGTAGGGGGCCCAATACCAGTGCCGAGGAGCGCATCGTCTTTACCAGGTCATAATCAGCTTGCGGATGGCTCAGCGAGCGCGCACGCAGTTCGATATGGTGGTGGCCGCCGCTACCCTCGGTTTCGACACCCATCAGCTCCAGCAGCTTGCGTGTGGTCTGGATATCGCGCACGTCAGGAACATTTTTCAAGTCCACCGCTTCTGGCGTGAGCAAGCTGGCCGCCATAGCTGGCAGCGCCGCATTTTTTGCGCCGCTGATCCGTATTGTTCCGCGCAGCGGTTGACCGCCCCGGATTACCAACTTATCCATGAATTACGTCACGAGCTTTCCGGCCACGTAGGCCGCAACTATTTCTCCCTGCGGCGAAAAAACAGCCACATCGGCATCGCAGCCAGGTATTAGCCGCCCCTTGCGGGTCCACCCAACCAGCGTAGCCGGATTTTGGGTGGCTGTGCGTGCCGCGTCTGCCCATCCGCAACCCGTCCAGGTCCGAATATTTCTGACCGCCGCATCCAGTAATAGCACGCTGCCTGCCAAAGTCTGGCCGC includes the following:
- the bamD gene encoding outer membrane protein assembly factor BamD; translation: MPPSPPPHRVRTLVPALLVVSLIAVGNSGCFLRHQQLANPLAQVKSEQPDKLLYDIAMKDINKGKYTVARLNLQTLLNTYPNSEYLAQAKLAIANSWYLQGGVDGYAQAEAQYKDFITFFPAMKEASEAQLKIAQIHFKQLQKPDRDPTQALQAQAALRTFLLNYPDSSLRPQALQMLRGVQEVLAERIYLIGQFYLDRAHQGMYPDYRAAQNRLNETQQMFPLYSQGDVVTDQLASSYATTSRLYADATTLEGNPTDKDLYAANAKADKEHAVEQFSHLIERYPLSPLSKSAAAELKALKVPVPQPTPAAIQFNKQEIAGREKAPDPRGLDGWFGIKSMWTGKPATQLARADKVGQPQVAQLPPPAQPPAPGLQTLIHKTMVASGAIPATVSAQLASAEKEATRVQNAQAASEVNPTEAETKAAPLQFQNVPTEKARGADTPPTDTPQATTGSNFDDPNAAAAAPAVDPNVVLTPNELDMENRDQMLADTIYRNVPAPLNELKKSLHAAAEREMKLLKEIRKQELENEKTIKQQKKPAAPAKMPAKSVPAKSGGGL
- the murA gene encoding UDP-N-acetylglucosamine 1-carboxyvinyltransferase, with translation MDKLVIRGGQPLRGTIRISGAKNAALPAMAASLLTPEAVDLKNVPDVRDIQTTRKLLELMGVETEGSGGHHHIELRARSLSHPQADYDLVKTMRSSALVLGPLLARTGQARVSLPGGCAIGARPIDLHLKGLERLGADLRQEHGYIVAESQGLRGASYTFDRITVTGTEDILMAAVLAKGESVLRNCALEPEVVDLATLLQKMGARIEGAGTPTIQVRGVSELGGAVHSIIPDRIETGTYLMAGLITGGEITLTHCQPAHLMGLLDRLCEAGGVVTKTADTLHVAANGRRLRAVDISTAEYPGFATDLQAQFMALMTQAEGTAVITETIFENRFMHALELNRMGASIRIEGNRAVVLGPSQLNAAAVLASDLRASASLVLAALAAEGETIIDRIYHLDRGYEKLEEKLRGTGAAIRRLGRLIPETARQSATAK